In the genome of Carnobacterium viridans, one region contains:
- the serC gene encoding 3-phosphoserine/phosphohydroxythreonine transaminase, with translation MERVYNFSAGPAIMPVSVLKTIQKDLLSYQGSGMSVMELSHRSSLFQSIMNDAESLLRELMTIPSNYKVLFLQGGASLQFIMLPMNLGKTKVAYVNTGSWSEKAIEEAQKVDGLTVEVIASSKENNFIENPEIPLVSKEYDYVHITTNNTIEGTAFLNIPANGEVSLVADMSSNILSSSYEVSDFGLIYAGAQKNIGPAGMTVVIVREDLIGLKENLPAMLDYKIQADSGSMYNTPPTFAIYAAKLMFEWLKELGGVAEIEKINREKAAMLYAAIDSSTLFYSPVSKNSRSLTNIPFVTGNAELDKLFIKQAESQGMINLKGHRSVGGMRASLYNAFPKEGVNKLVALMKEFETKVEGKEQHVRH, from the coding sequence ATGGAGCGAGTTTACAATTTTTCAGCAGGACCAGCGATTATGCCGGTATCCGTATTAAAAACGATACAAAAAGACTTATTGTCCTACCAGGGTAGTGGGATGTCGGTTATGGAATTGAGTCACCGATCCTCCTTGTTCCAGTCCATTATGAATGATGCAGAGTCACTTTTACGAGAGCTCATGACTATTCCGTCAAATTATAAAGTGTTATTTTTACAAGGGGGAGCAAGTTTACAATTTATAATGCTGCCCATGAATTTAGGGAAAACTAAAGTAGCTTATGTTAATACTGGAAGTTGGTCTGAAAAAGCCATAGAAGAAGCCCAGAAAGTTGATGGATTAACAGTAGAAGTCATTGCTAGTTCAAAAGAAAATAACTTTATAGAGAATCCTGAAATTCCCTTAGTAAGTAAAGAATACGATTATGTGCACATCACAACCAACAATACGATTGAAGGAACAGCTTTTCTCAACATTCCTGCTAATGGTGAGGTATCGCTTGTTGCAGACATGTCGTCTAATATTTTATCCAGTAGCTATGAAGTATCTGACTTTGGATTGATTTATGCTGGAGCTCAAAAAAATATTGGCCCTGCAGGTATGACCGTGGTTATTGTTCGTGAAGATTTAATTGGTCTAAAAGAAAATCTGCCTGCTATGTTGGATTATAAGATACAAGCAGATAGTGGTTCCATGTACAACACTCCACCTACATTTGCTATTTACGCAGCTAAGTTAATGTTTGAATGGCTCAAAGAATTAGGCGGTGTTGCAGAAATTGAGAAGATAAACCGTGAAAAAGCGGCTATGCTTTACGCAGCTATTGATTCTTCAACGCTGTTTTACTCGCCCGTTTCTAAAAATTCCCGTTCGTTAACCAATATTCCATTTGTCACGGGAAATGCTGAACTAGACAAATTGTTTATCAAACAAGCTGAAAGCCAAGGAATGATCAATTTAAAAGGACACCGTTCTGTAGGTGGAATGCGCGCTAGTTTATACAATGCTTTTCCAAAAGAAGGAGTAAATAAATTGGTAGCTCTTATGAAAGAATTTGAAACGAAAGTAGAAGGGAAGGAACAGCATGTACGCCATTAA
- a CDS encoding phage portal protein, protein MDLNEYIKLNYNSNPLWFIEEVQQFHHQKRILDVIKRKKYLNGKHAIMDRVVENYNGKPYQPNKILLQYGKLILNLEQTYLLGNRLTITGSEDVAKEMKRVYKKGQYDDTDFKLLGNVIKFGDAYEILFVDSKSKAIKSKVIENENAYPVYDDEGELVSFIEHYVAGEEANEYFILFSETEVQKYSTIGTGKLSLISKNKNVGGLPIHYKNVNEINSLYGKSDLDDFVGIVDQLEDILSKFSDSFYKHHNPLTVISGQELTSGGLNRHIVGNAIHLDDDSTIELKSVNLNEKAFETIFNTLVQQMLNLSSTPSVSLNSTDVSNLSETSMKILYQLSNQKGKQNERYMRNGFEIRFEKIFELLNRKGIEFTEDDIDSLDVVFSYATPQNETEIIDNLVSLKGIGAISNETAIEINPYISNTNQELERLNVSKVVEDKTVEE, encoded by the coding sequence ATGGATTTAAACGAATATATAAAGCTAAACTACAATAGCAATCCGTTATGGTTTATTGAAGAAGTTCAGCAGTTTCACCACCAAAAACGAATATTAGATGTTATCAAACGCAAAAAGTATTTAAACGGTAAGCACGCAATCATGGATAGGGTTGTTGAAAACTACAACGGGAAACCGTATCAGCCAAACAAAATACTTTTACAGTACGGAAAACTGATTTTAAATTTAGAGCAGACTTACTTACTAGGTAACCGATTGACCATTACAGGTAGTGAAGACGTTGCAAAAGAAATGAAGCGTGTCTATAAAAAGGGGCAGTATGATGATACGGACTTCAAGTTGTTAGGTAACGTTATTAAGTTTGGTGACGCGTACGAGATTTTGTTTGTGGATTCAAAAAGCAAAGCAATTAAAAGTAAGGTAATTGAAAATGAGAATGCCTATCCAGTTTACGACGACGAAGGAGAACTTGTAAGTTTTATTGAACACTACGTTGCAGGTGAAGAGGCAAACGAGTATTTCATTTTGTTTTCGGAAACAGAAGTCCAAAAGTATTCTACGATTGGAACTGGAAAGTTGTCCCTGATTAGTAAAAATAAAAACGTTGGCGGTTTACCAATCCACTATAAGAATGTAAATGAAATTAATTCTTTATACGGCAAAAGTGATCTCGATGATTTTGTAGGAATTGTAGACCAACTTGAGGATATTCTAAGTAAGTTTAGTGACAGCTTTTATAAACATCATAATCCGTTAACAGTAATTTCTGGACAAGAATTAACGTCCGGAGGTTTGAACAGACATATAGTCGGTAACGCTATACACTTAGATGATGACAGCACCATTGAGCTAAAGAGCGTAAACTTGAACGAAAAGGCCTTTGAGACGATATTTAATACGCTAGTCCAACAGATGTTAAACCTCTCTAGCACTCCTAGTGTGAGCTTGAATAGCACTGATGTCAGTAATTTGAGCGAAACAAGCATGAAAATTCTTTATCAATTATCAAATCAAAAGGGAAAGCAAAACGAAAGATATATGAGAAATGGTTTTGAAATCAGATTCGAAAAGATATTTGAATTATTGAATAGAAAAGGTATTGAGTTTACAGAAGATGATATTGATTCATTGGACGTAGTCTTTTCATATGCAACTCCGCAAAATGAAACGGAAATCATAGACAACCTTGTTAGTCTTAAGGGTATTGGTGCAATTTCAAATGAAACTGCAATTGAGATTAACCCTTACATTTCAAATACTAATCAAGAATTAGAACGGTTAAATGTATCTAAAGTAGTAGAGGATAAGACAGTAGAAGAGTAG
- a CDS encoding terminase large subunit domain-containing protein: MATTKVKTKVNAKTAKKLEAINADPARWFNNFVKINNNQNEYIPFILNEQQSHFLKNMDKYSIILKSRALGFTTFSLAYCLWSALNKPRTNYLVVSYKQDSATALFDKLKSFYGGLPHEKYNFPKDTQNNRLQMKFDNGSTITLAVAGNKDLGRGLNLQYVLLSEFAFYSNQEKLLLSIEQALAKNDTSKLVIETTANGFNYMQTLYSNASKGKSRYKTFFFPWFASAYKQQFKSDYDEAERWFKATYHKRLTPDWLDNDEQILLEMGANLRQLMWRQWKLSGGTSENSFKQEYPSNALEAFISTGQSVFDTSKIVNRLPYVTPPMSVQEIGASLPVSLKSYVSRKALNVFELPKQGMKYYAGCDVSSGSSKDSSTISILDETGKQVLSFYDNKVSIYKFASVINEIGHWYNYAFTTVERNGYGIPILERLRNKYQYMNLFKMKIFDQNSGRT, encoded by the coding sequence TTGGCGACAACAAAAGTTAAAACAAAAGTAAATGCAAAGACAGCTAAAAAACTGGAAGCCATTAATGCCGACCCTGCGAGATGGTTTAATAATTTTGTAAAAATTAATAATAACCAAAATGAATATATACCGTTTATTTTAAATGAGCAACAGTCTCATTTTTTAAAAAACATGGACAAATACTCAATTATTCTTAAGAGTCGTGCCCTAGGATTCACAACTTTTTCTTTGGCTTATTGTCTTTGGTCAGCATTGAATAAGCCTAGAACAAACTATCTCGTAGTTTCCTACAAGCAAGATTCGGCAACAGCTTTATTTGATAAATTAAAATCTTTTTACGGGGGACTCCCCCATGAAAAATATAACTTCCCTAAAGATACGCAAAACAACAGGCTTCAAATGAAGTTTGATAATGGAAGTACAATCACTTTAGCAGTTGCAGGAAACAAGGATTTAGGGCGAGGGCTTAATCTTCAATATGTATTATTAAGTGAGTTTGCGTTTTATTCGAATCAAGAAAAGCTTTTGCTTAGTATTGAACAGGCGCTTGCAAAGAATGATACTTCAAAGCTAGTAATTGAAACGACAGCAAACGGCTTTAATTATATGCAAACGTTATATAGTAACGCTTCTAAAGGTAAGAGTAGGTATAAAACTTTCTTCTTTCCGTGGTTTGCGAGCGCATATAAACAGCAGTTTAAAAGTGATTATGATGAAGCTGAAAGATGGTTTAAAGCTACTTATCATAAACGTTTAACTCCAGATTGGTTAGATAATGATGAACAAATTTTACTTGAAATGGGCGCTAACCTCCGTCAATTAATGTGGCGACAATGGAAGTTAAGTGGAGGTACTAGCGAGAACAGTTTCAAACAAGAATATCCTAGTAATGCGCTAGAAGCCTTTATATCGACCGGTCAAAGCGTATTTGATACAAGTAAGATTGTAAACCGTTTACCTTATGTAACGCCTCCAATGAGCGTACAAGAGATAGGTGCAAGCTTACCAGTTAGTTTAAAGAGTTATGTAAGTAGAAAAGCTTTGAACGTATTTGAGTTGCCTAAACAAGGTATGAAGTATTATGCGGGTTGCGATGTTAGTTCGGGAAGCTCAAAAGACAGTAGCACTATCAGTATATTAGATGAAACAGGCAAGCAAGTCTTAAGTTTCTATGACAATAAAGTGAGCATATACAAGTTCGCAAGTGTGATAAATGAGATAGGGCATTGGTACAATTACGCATTTACGACCGTGGAAAGAAACGGCTATGGTATTCCTATTTTGGAAAGACTTAGAAACAAATATCAATATATGAATCTATTCAAGATGAAAATTTTTGACCAAAATAGCGGACGTACTTGA
- a CDS encoding tyrosine-type recombinase/integrase, with product MFLDSLLEEFLIHCQLKNLSMRTVESYQNSILNVLKYMEEMKGITKLEQLKRKDFQDYNFYMLKGGRKATHINGINKRVRSFFNYLVAEEYCEVNIPKQLPTLKEQKQLLTTFNVEEVKRMMNFYKKRTFLDARNQAILALMFDTGIRVGELLGIKNSNIESNFIRVLGKGDKWRVVPISLYLRKTFIKYEREKEKYIKRLKKDKSEIEDYFFLTKSLEKMASTVMIEYIVRDCALGVSVRSEVRASPHTCRHFYAITALKNGQDIFTISKILGHSSLNTTRIYLQSITDEEVITLAIPKSPLMNL from the coding sequence GTGTTTTTAGATAGTTTGCTTGAAGAATTTTTAATACACTGTCAACTTAAAAACCTTTCTATGAGAACAGTAGAATCTTATCAAAACAGTATTTTAAATGTTTTAAAATACATGGAAGAAATGAAGGGTATTACTAAATTAGAACAGCTAAAACGTAAAGATTTTCAAGATTATAACTTTTATATGTTAAAGGGTGGCAGAAAAGCTACTCACATAAATGGAATTAATAAGCGAGTGCGTTCTTTCTTTAATTATTTAGTAGCAGAAGAATACTGCGAGGTCAATATACCTAAACAGTTGCCTACCTTGAAGGAACAAAAGCAACTCCTTACAACTTTTAATGTTGAAGAAGTAAAAAGAATGATGAACTTTTACAAGAAAAGAACGTTCCTAGACGCCCGCAACCAAGCTATTTTAGCGCTTATGTTCGATACAGGAATACGAGTAGGTGAGTTGCTAGGAATCAAAAACAGCAACATAGAAAGCAACTTTATACGCGTTTTGGGTAAGGGCGATAAGTGGAGAGTGGTTCCAATCTCTTTATATCTTAGGAAAACTTTTATTAAGTATGAAAGAGAAAAAGAGAAGTATATTAAGCGGTTGAAAAAAGACAAGTCAGAAATTGAGGACTATTTTTTTCTAACTAAGAGCCTTGAAAAAATGGCTTCAACAGTAATGATTGAATATATTGTACGAGATTGTGCGCTAGGTGTAAGTGTGAGAAGTGAAGTAAGAGCAAGTCCACATACGTGTAGACACTTTTACGCTATAACAGCTTTAAAGAACGGGCAGGACATCTTCACAATCTCAAAAATTCTAGGACATTCAAGTTTAAATACTACAAGAATTTACTTGCAAAGTATAACCGATGAAGAAGTTATTACTTTAGCAATTCCTAAAAGTCCACTTATGAATTTGTAA
- a CDS encoding sigma 54-interacting transcriptional regulator has translation MKRRDLVYQFVKKHTEKLTSEEIEFGSGLTTSEVSDALNIVRTNVSKELNLLVREGKIAKLEGRPVRYIDSSCLKWKPLSKPVKSYKDESLIKKKPTIEEPSDARKNDHNLFEYMIGSNGSLKNQMEQAKAAIFYPPKGLNSLIIGPTGSGKTFFANAIYQYSQDKGIIEPKQSLIIFNCADYSQNPQLLMSHLFGHTKGAYTGATEAKEGLLLKADNNMLFLDEIHRLPPEGQEMLFYFMDTGTFQPMGETEKRYSAKVRIICATTEDPSSALLKTFVRRIPVTIQLPAFNERPANERIQLLKLLLSIEANRIDKRIVIEENVVKALLGSVTYGNIGQLKSSIQLACAKAFLNSMDNNEEMLINMELLTEELQDGLVNLARNRDELNEISNYLEPRMIIHPKDSVYMLEQDTYELPFNLYEIIGDKAVMLKDEGLNQEDIENFITTDINLHLKSFYKTNQLIPNNEHNLRDIVEQEVITLTKEIWKMAEDQLGYHFKQNFLYAMSLHLSSFIKRSKEGFVQIKQNSELDKLILNYQNEYEVAIMIKSHMKENYQINVPEVECWYLTMLLVSLKEQNNLGDVGIVVAAHGRTTATSMVQVVVKLLDIKNIEAVDMPLEMSPQQAYKLVLTSIQNVNEGKGVLLLVDMGSLTTFGEKAMRETDIAVKTLDMVTTPLVLEAARKTSFMDNQLDEIYWSLKNFRGYSNLPADKPDFLSTSKQQEIYKPKAIITICSTGEGTAVRIKERVESLLEDFIDETIEIFSISLIGMEEEVQKNSNDYQVLATAGIAKPALNVPHLSLEELFQSSGDEKVRQIILDQQYAEGSYVESMDTKQLCEEYLATYFTFLNPRKFINILWDYTEVIEEKLNKNLSNSVQIGLVMHMAGVIERVLFNDPMSPSDEILNRDSIYYQSVKEANELLESRLNITIVESEIDYIVNIVDAHQETI, from the coding sequence ATGAAGAGAAGAGATTTAGTTTATCAGTTTGTTAAAAAGCATACGGAAAAACTTACTAGTGAAGAAATAGAATTTGGATCAGGACTAACGACTAGCGAAGTTTCTGATGCTTTGAATATTGTTCGTACAAACGTAAGCAAAGAATTAAATCTTCTAGTTCGCGAAGGAAAAATAGCGAAACTTGAAGGAAGACCTGTGCGATATATTGACAGCAGTTGCTTAAAGTGGAAGCCTTTATCTAAACCTGTAAAATCCTATAAAGATGAATCATTAATCAAAAAGAAACCGACAATAGAAGAGCCAAGTGATGCTAGAAAAAATGACCATAATTTATTTGAGTACATGATTGGGTCAAATGGCAGTTTGAAAAATCAAATGGAGCAAGCAAAAGCAGCCATTTTTTATCCACCAAAAGGGTTAAACAGTCTGATTATTGGTCCGACTGGATCAGGAAAAACTTTTTTTGCAAATGCTATATACCAGTATTCTCAGGATAAAGGCATCATTGAACCAAAACAGTCTTTGATTATTTTTAACTGTGCAGATTATTCGCAAAATCCACAGTTGCTGATGTCTCATTTATTTGGACATACTAAGGGTGCATATACTGGAGCTACGGAAGCAAAAGAAGGATTATTATTAAAAGCAGACAATAACATGTTGTTTTTAGATGAAATCCATCGATTACCTCCAGAAGGACAAGAAATGTTGTTTTACTTTATGGATACAGGTACATTCCAACCAATGGGAGAAACAGAAAAAAGGTATTCTGCTAAAGTTCGCATTATTTGTGCAACCACTGAAGACCCAAGTTCAGCTTTATTGAAGACATTCGTGCGACGGATTCCAGTAACCATTCAATTGCCAGCATTTAATGAGCGACCAGCGAATGAACGTATCCAACTGCTTAAATTATTATTATCTATTGAAGCGAACCGTATTGATAAACGAATCGTTATCGAAGAAAATGTAGTTAAAGCTTTACTTGGAAGCGTTACTTATGGAAATATCGGTCAATTGAAATCCAGCATTCAATTGGCTTGTGCAAAAGCTTTTTTGAACAGTATGGACAACAATGAAGAAATGCTGATCAACATGGAATTACTAACGGAAGAGCTGCAAGATGGGCTGGTCAATCTTGCAAGAAATCGAGATGAATTGAATGAGATCAGCAACTACCTTGAACCACGTATGATTATCCATCCTAAAGATTCTGTCTATATGTTGGAGCAGGATACCTATGAATTACCATTTAATTTATATGAAATCATCGGAGATAAAGCTGTTATGCTCAAAGATGAAGGTTTGAATCAAGAAGATATTGAAAATTTTATTACAACAGACATTAATCTTCATTTAAAATCATTTTATAAAACGAATCAATTGATTCCTAATAATGAGCATAATTTAAGAGATATTGTTGAACAAGAAGTAATCACACTGACGAAAGAAATTTGGAAAATGGCGGAAGACCAATTAGGATATCATTTTAAACAAAACTTCTTATACGCTATGAGTTTGCATCTCAGCTCTTTTATCAAACGTTCAAAAGAAGGTTTTGTACAAATCAAACAAAACAGTGAATTGGATAAATTGATTTTGAATTACCAAAATGAATATGAAGTAGCCATCATGATTAAAAGCCATATGAAAGAAAACTACCAAATTAACGTTCCAGAAGTAGAATGCTGGTATCTAACCATGCTGCTGGTCTCTTTAAAGGAACAAAATAATTTAGGAGATGTTGGAATCGTTGTCGCTGCGCATGGACGCACGACAGCGACAAGCATGGTTCAAGTTGTAGTTAAATTACTGGATATTAAAAATATTGAAGCGGTAGATATGCCTTTGGAAATGAGTCCTCAACAAGCCTATAAATTGGTTTTAACTTCTATTCAGAATGTTAATGAAGGCAAGGGTGTATTGCTATTGGTCGATATGGGCTCTCTGACAACGTTTGGCGAAAAAGCGATGCGTGAGACAGATATTGCTGTAAAAACATTAGATATGGTAACCACACCTCTTGTCTTAGAAGCAGCACGAAAGACGTCTTTTATGGACAACCAATTAGATGAAATTTATTGGTCTTTAAAAAACTTCAGAGGATACAGCAACCTTCCCGCAGACAAACCGGACTTTCTATCTACATCAAAACAACAAGAAATTTACAAACCAAAAGCGATTATTACGATTTGTTCAACAGGTGAAGGGACAGCCGTACGTATCAAGGAACGTGTAGAAAGCTTGTTGGAAGATTTTATTGATGAAACCATTGAAATTTTTTCCATTTCTTTAATTGGTATGGAAGAAGAAGTTCAAAAAAATTCAAATGATTATCAAGTTTTAGCCACAGCGGGAATAGCAAAACCGGCATTAAATGTTCCACATTTATCCTTAGAAGAATTATTTCAGTCTTCAGGAGATGAAAAAGTTAGGCAAATCATTTTGGATCAGCAATACGCTGAAGGAAGCTATGTGGAGTCCATGGATACAAAACAGCTATGTGAAGAATACCTAGCTACTTACTTTACCTTTCTTAATCCGCGAAAGTTTATCAATATATTATGGGATTACACAGAAGTTATAGAAGAAAAATTAAATAAAAATTTGAGTAATAGTGTTCAAATTGGTCTAGTGATGCATATGGCTGGTGTGATTGAACGAGTATTATTTAACGATCCGATGAGTCCATCTGACGAAATACTTAATAGGGATTCGATTTATTATCAATCGGTTAAAGAAGCCAATGAACTGCTTGAATCAAGATTAAATATAACTATTGTAGAATCAGAGATAGATTACATTGTTAATATTGTAGATGCACATCAAGAAACTATTTAA
- a CDS encoding SU10 major capsid protein: MFDTNKLTTQENISLSDTIGLVAPKATPLFSLLLAQGRTVKAGGKYHVWREKTLDNSNATALEGAIPNMVNSGRAELNNVTQIFSKGTEVSGTAQATEIGASQSDLLLSEINDRQIELAIAIEKALLTGVKNDGSNGEARQMDGLVNWIHVDNVVEADAVISEKDIRSLAKALFEAGNEEGEFYAFVNADMKEAIDEIFADKYSYVHKTNEFGIVVDEVVTSFGTINVVLDRFAPVNKIVAVNVDALKLAMLREPHYEELAKTGDSIKGMTVAEISIEVASKKAVAVLNVTPAV; the protein is encoded by the coding sequence ATGTTTGATACGAATAAATTAACTACACAAGAAAATATTAGTTTAAGCGATACAATTGGATTGGTTGCTCCTAAAGCGACACCATTATTCAGCTTATTATTGGCACAAGGACGCACTGTTAAAGCAGGCGGAAAATACCATGTATGGAGAGAAAAAACTTTAGATAACAGCAATGCAACAGCACTCGAAGGCGCTATTCCTAATATGGTAAACAGTGGACGTGCGGAACTTAATAACGTTACTCAAATTTTCAGCAAAGGTACAGAAGTTTCTGGTACGGCACAAGCGACTGAAATCGGTGCTAGTCAATCAGACTTATTACTTTCAGAAATCAATGACCGTCAAATCGAGCTTGCTATTGCTATCGAAAAAGCACTTTTAACGGGTGTTAAAAATGATGGTTCCAACGGTGAAGCACGTCAAATGGATGGTTTAGTAAACTGGATTCATGTAGACAACGTTGTTGAAGCAGACGCTGTTATCAGCGAGAAAGATATTCGTTCTTTAGCTAAAGCTTTGTTTGAAGCTGGAAATGAAGAAGGAGAGTTTTACGCATTTGTAAATGCTGACATGAAAGAAGCCATTGACGAAATCTTTGCAGACAAATACAGCTACGTACACAAAACAAATGAATTCGGTATCGTGGTAGATGAAGTTGTTACTTCTTTTGGTACGATTAACGTTGTCTTAGACCGTTTTGCTCCAGTTAACAAGATCGTTGCGGTAAACGTTGACGCTCTTAAACTTGCAATGCTACGTGAACCTCACTATGAAGAACTTGCTAAAACAGGCGACTCTATCAAAGGCATGACAGTCGCAGAAATTTCCATCGAGGTAGCTTCTAAAAAAGCAGTAGCAGTTTTAAACGTAACACCAGCAGTATAA
- a CDS encoding 3-phosphoglycerate dehydrogenase family protein, translating into MYAIKTYNLIAEEGLRKFEAENYQLNETDNPDGIVLRSHNLHGMTFPSQLKAIARAGAGTNNIPVQECSEKGIVVFNTPGANANAVKELIIASLLLAVRPIIEGVEWVKTLKGPDVEKKVEAEKNRFVGSELAGKQLGVIGLGAIGAMVANDAYRLGMDVVGYDPYVSVDTAWSISSRVKRVLTIEEVLTTSDYITVHVPLLPSTRAMISAEKLLLVKKDAVLLNFARGELVDVEAVITALENGNLKSYLTDFADERLIELDNAVVLPHLGASTEEAEINCAKMASKTLKYFLETGNIVHSVNFPSVEMVLNSPIRLAVINRNVTNMVAQMSIGLAEYEVNIVNIMNKSRGDFAYTLIDVESVSEDKLTEIVKKIGSVEGILDVRVIKNTNGK; encoded by the coding sequence ATGTACGCCATTAAAACATATAACTTAATAGCCGAAGAAGGTTTAAGAAAATTCGAAGCAGAAAATTATCAATTAAATGAAACGGATAATCCAGATGGGATAGTGCTAAGAAGTCACAATTTACATGGCATGACTTTCCCTAGTCAATTAAAAGCAATTGCCCGTGCTGGAGCAGGGACCAATAATATTCCCGTACAAGAATGTTCTGAAAAAGGAATTGTTGTTTTCAATACTCCAGGAGCCAATGCAAATGCGGTGAAAGAATTGATTATAGCTAGTCTACTCTTAGCGGTTCGCCCAATCATTGAAGGGGTGGAATGGGTTAAAACGCTCAAAGGTCCAGATGTCGAAAAGAAAGTAGAAGCAGAAAAGAATCGATTTGTTGGGAGCGAATTAGCCGGAAAACAGCTAGGTGTTATAGGTTTGGGAGCAATAGGAGCGATGGTAGCAAACGATGCTTACCGTCTAGGAATGGATGTAGTGGGGTATGATCCATATGTTTCAGTAGATACAGCTTGGAGCATTTCTAGTCGTGTGAAAAGAGTGCTAACTATTGAGGAAGTTCTGACAACTTCTGATTATATCACTGTTCATGTACCGTTGTTGCCTTCAACTAGAGCTATGATTAGTGCCGAAAAGTTGCTTTTAGTAAAGAAAGATGCTGTATTATTGAATTTTGCACGTGGAGAGCTTGTTGATGTAGAGGCTGTTATTACTGCTCTTGAAAATGGAAACTTGAAAAGCTATTTAACAGATTTTGCTGATGAACGTTTAATTGAGTTGGATAATGCAGTTGTTTTACCGCATTTAGGTGCTTCAACAGAAGAGGCAGAAATCAATTGTGCCAAGATGGCATCAAAAACATTAAAGTACTTTTTAGAGACAGGCAATATTGTTCATTCTGTTAATTTTCCAAGTGTAGAGATGGTTCTCAATTCACCAATCCGATTAGCGGTTATCAACCGTAATGTGACCAATATGGTAGCTCAAATGTCGATTGGATTAGCAGAATATGAAGTGAATATTGTAAATATAATGAACAAAAGTCGAGGAGACTTTGCCTATACATTGATTGATGTGGAGTCGGTTTCTGAGGATAAATTAACAGAAATCGTTAAAAAAATTGGCAGTGTCGAAGGTATATTAGACGTTCGCGTAATTAAAAATACAAACGGGAAGTAG
- a CDS encoding mannose/fructose/sorbose PTS transporter subunit IIB — protein MSMEIRLVRIDDRLIHGQVVTVWAKITKVNRILVISDAVAKDMLRKTLLKQAAPPGVNVNVITIDKMISIYDDPIFNTFKTMLLFTNPRDVRRVVEGGVSFDSINIGGMSFSDGKKMITNAVAVNHQDIEDLLYLSEQGIDLEIRKVVTDSKVYMMDLLKKEGMV, from the coding sequence ATGTCAATGGAAATCCGATTAGTTCGTATTGATGATAGGTTGATTCATGGCCAGGTTGTGACTGTATGGGCAAAAATAACTAAGGTAAACCGTATTTTAGTGATTAGTGATGCGGTAGCAAAGGATATGTTGCGAAAAACTTTGTTAAAGCAAGCTGCTCCTCCAGGTGTGAATGTCAATGTGATTACAATTGACAAGATGATTTCAATCTATGATGATCCTATATTTAATACGTTTAAAACGATGTTGTTGTTTACAAATCCCCGTGACGTCAGAAGAGTAGTAGAGGGTGGAGTCAGTTTTGATTCCATTAATATTGGCGGAATGAGTTTTTCAGATGGGAAAAAAATGATAACAAACGCAGTTGCAGTAAATCATCAAGATATTGAAGATTTACTTTATTTAAGTGAGCAAGGAATTGATTTAGAGATTCGTAAAGTAGTAACAGATAGCAAGGTTTATATGATGGATTTGTTGAAAAAAGAAGGCATGGTGTAG